The Mucilaginibacter rubeus genomic interval AAAGATCATGCAGAACATTTCGCCGAGTTAATTGCCGGTGTTCCAGTGACGCATGTGGCGTGCAGCCGCTGTTTTGACACGAAATGGCCGCCTATCGGTGCCCTGTACCGGGACTGGCTGAATGATTACCAGGCGCTTTTAAGGCTTTCTGCTCCTGCCGGGAGCGATACCTCTAAAATCCCGCTCAATATTTCTGTGAAACAATTAGCTTGTATGATCCGGGCGCTGTATCAGTCGGGTTTTTACGGGGCGGTCAAACTGACTGCGATATTCGATCACGCCGCTGCGGTTTTTTCCACAAAACGCCAGGAGCAGATCTCGGCGGAAAGTATCAGTAACGCGTATTATGCTTTAGAGCAGTCTTCCGCTTTAAAAGTTGTCCGGATGCTCGGCAGCGCGGTTGATTTTCTTAAACCCTACTGTTTCCCTGCGTAGGTTGTAACAGGTGCAGCAGGCCTTCTGCTGTCAGGATATCGATCAGTTCCCCGAACCAGACGTAATTAAAATTTTCTTTTTTCATTAGCTTTCCGGGTGTCTCATCCAGGATTTCCTGTAAGGTCCCAAAACCCAGTCTTTCGCTGCCCTGTTTAAATAACCGGCTTACCGGCAGTTTATGGATGGGTACGGATAGTATTTCCGGGTTTTTCATTGCTGATGGGTTAATAGGGCTTTTGCCTGTTGGTCGTTTTGTCGGTGTTTTACCAGGTAAAAAAGTAGCTGTTTGGGTTTTTCCGGATGTTAATTTTTTCCGGACCTGAGTTAAATCACGGGTATTGCCGTTCCCGGAGATTTTGACCGGTCAGCCACCCGGAACTGTCGGAATGGCTTGTTTCAAAGCCGTCGCCGTCTTTGATGCTGATGCCTGACAAGATAGAAATTATTTTCAATTATCAACGTATACGTTGATTGATTTTTTCTTAAATGTGGCCAAAATTGATACTGGTAGTTAACACATGGGTATCAAGGAGGCACAGAAGGAAAGTTTGCTCGTTTTGGGTAACAGGCTCAGGACTATACGGAACGGTATGGGGCTTACGCTGAAGGATCTGGGATACAGGATCAATAAGGACCCGCAGTCAATCAGCCGTGTCGAAAGGGGTAATATCAACCCGACCTACCTGTACTTGTTGGATGTCTGCAAGGGCCTTGAGATCGACATTACTGAATTACTGAGAAAATAAAAAGCAGTTTATCCGGGCGCTCCCTGACCTGTCTTATGCTAAGGACTAGGCAATTTTTGGCATTTTGTTAATCTAAATTTACCTGATCTGGCTCAATTAATACTGTCATTTCCGGCGGGCAGTTGGGCTATTATAGCTTTAATATTCGCTTAAATGTGTTATGAAGTCGCTTTCCGGTAACTAATGCGGTATTTCAATTTCATTCCTCCCCGCGGCGCCGATCAAGATTCTTTCGATGCTGCTCCCGGAAAGTTTCTGCTGAGACGAACTCCACTCAGATCATTAGATATTGACAGCCGAAAGCTTGCCCTTATAATAACTGTTATTACCCAGGTTGGCATCCACCTTCTCGTACAATAACTGTATTCCGAACAGGTCGTTGGTATCGCCGTTCGTTTGCCCGCTGTCATTGCTCAGCTTACTATTGTTGATGCTCAGCAGTTGCCCCGGATATTGTAGCGCATGTCCACGCTTTGCAGGTAACTGGAAGCGCTTACCGGGGCCAGCTTTTTCTGGTAGACCTGCCCCAGTTCATTGTAGCTATAAGTGGCCACATGGCTTACCGTTGCCGAACCGTTATAATACTGGTTGATCGCGGTAACCCGGTACATATGGTCGTACGTGAAATTGGTTTGTATACTGGTTGTTCCCGAAGGGGATAACCGCAATGGAGGGCAATAACATGAGGGATATGAAATTGACATTATGAATCAGTGCTTAGAGACAAAAAGAGCGGGGCAGGGGCGTTATGGCAGGTTACTTGATTACCACCTGAAAGACAATATCCAACAAAACACTTTTCGCGACCTCCGGAGACGCTCTCCCCGAAGGAACCCTGAAAGAGCAGGACCGGATCATCCCCGTACCCTTCGCAGCCTGCAGCTGGTTCAGCAATTTCAATAATGAAAAAAAATCTCCCGAGAAACTTAATTTCTGAAGCATATATTTTTCGGTGTGATAACGTTTTTCCTGCAGCGGCGCGCTTATGAATTTTACATTATTTTTCTCCGCTATCAGGGCTATCGAGTTGATTGCATTATTCCTGAAAGTAACAGTATCAACCCGGTAAAGACCGATGATCCGGGCCAGATTGGTATCCTTCCGCTCTGTGTAACCGGGTTGGTCTGCAACGCTGTGTTGCTGCTTGAGCTGTTCTTTAAACTCTTTGTTCAGGCTCCGGGCCTCCATCGTACGTTTGAAAGCCAGCTTATAACCCGCTGTGACCATCAGGGCAATTATCAATACCAATAAATAGTCTTTCTTAAAAGGCCAGTACTTCAGCATATCAGTAGGTCAGCGTTAATGTAAATAACCCGGTGCTCAGTTCATTATTGAAATTATAGCTTTCCAGTTCCACACTCTTTACCCATTTCTTTGATTTTAACCTTGCCGCCCACTCATTGACCGGGATGATCTGCGCAGATTCCCCCCGGATCAGCATTTTCCGCTCCTGGAATTTCAAACTGGCAAAATCGTGCTCAGCAGCTGCATCAACCGGATTAATATCAATTTGCTTTAAGGTCAGCTCACCTGGCATCAATGCGGCGACCTGATCGATCAGCACACTTTTATTGATGCCGCCGTCCCAGCCAAGCTCGGTCAGTAAAGATTCATTTTGCCTGATCTTATCAGCCAGAGCTTCTATGTCCGTACTTGTCCTGGCGGAGGTGCTGACCTCCTCCGCTAAACGGGCATTCTCCGTGTTCAGCTCCGAAAACCATATAAAATTAGCCAGCAGTAAAACAAGGCAGACCAGCAGGGCAACGCCTGTATTTACCTTAAATTTCCGGTCACTGATCAACCCGTCAAGTGCCAATCCTACAGCAGGCACACCCGCGTTCACCGCATTCACCTTTCCGGAAAGCAGTAACTGAAAAGCCGCTGCATACGCAACAACGAGCTGTTGCTCCAGCACTTCATTCTCAACCTTAATGGGATAAACCGACTGAAAAGCCTCGCCGAAACTTAAGCTTTTCCAGTTCCTGTCCGGCGACCTTTCAATTTTTATGCCGCTGAAGATAATTTCCTCATTATAAATATTCAGCTGCGGCAGGATATGCTCCACAGGAAAAGGACCCAGGCTTAGCATGACCGGAGATAGCCCCTGGCCCAAAATCAGGTCAAGCCATTTGTCAGCCTCTGCTTTACGCATGACAGCCACAAAGGAGTGTGCCCCCGAAGGGAAATGTTGCACATAAAAATCATCCATGGACGCGTTGGGCAGCACTGCTGAAAAATTGGCCGGGCTGATATCTTCTGCCCGGTCCAGTTGTTTATACAATACCCCGCGACCTGAAATAGTGACACTTAAGGGTACAGCCGGCACGATGTGCTTTCGTAATTCCAGTAAATCGAGACCTCTGAGCTTCTTTTCAAACGAAAGCTTTTTGCCGTCAAGCGATACCTGGCAATAACCAGCCTCGGCACTGCCATCCTTGAGGATAACAACACTCAGGCCACCAGCCTGTTTGATTGCATAAAAACGATCCAGCACCGCCATATTCACTATCTGATAATTGTCGATTTGATAAATAATACACTGACCACTTTTGATTTGGTTTTCGTCCGGCTGCTGAAAATCCATTTCAGCACCGGGATTCGGGAAAGTATCGGAATTCCTGAGCCGCTTTCGTCACTTTCCGTTCGTTCTATACCACCCAGTACAATGGTATCTTCGCTATGTACCCGCAAACTGGTTTCAAACTTGCTGATTGACTGTGGGGGCGGAGAGCCGTCCGTCGGGATAGAAGTAAAGTCAGAAATATTAACGCTGATCCCAAGCGTCACTTCATCATTGCCCGATACAAGCGGCTTGATCCCGATGGATAAATCAGCATTAACAGCTTCATAAACATTCGAAAAAATAGATTGCGTGGCCGTGGTTGTGATCACATTCTGGGTCGTATTTTTATAATATCTTTTACTGCCGATGCTCATCTTAGCAGTGTGCCCGTTCAGGGCAACCAGTTTGGGCACTGAGCGAACATCGACATTATTGCTTTCCTCCAGCGCTTTCAGGCTGATATAAAAGTTAGGCGTTACCCGGCCCAGGTTAATCGAGCTGTTTTTACTCAGGCTGCTGAGAAAACTGTTGATTGATTTGGCCCCGAACGTGTAATCAAGGCCCGAAAGAACCGTGCCTCCGGTTTTTACGCTATCGGAAACGCCGGCTGAGATCCCGGTAGAGATTGTATTTGATTTATGGATATCGATCAGCGTCACTTCAACCAGTACGCTTGGCACCAAAACGTCAAGCTGCCTGATAAAGGCTTCCACTTCGTTGATCTGTGCATCCGATCCTGACACGAGCAGGGTGTTCTGTTCCCGGAACTCTTTGATCTCCAGTCCGCGTTTCCAGTCGGACGGGATCATCATCATTACCGTATCGATCGCCCGGTTTTGCAGATGGATCGCCCGGTAAGACCTTAGACCTTCCTGTTTTCTGTCTCCGATAACATAGATCCCGCTTTCTGAGTGAAATGTATACTCCGTACTTTTGAACAGCAGGTTGAGAAACGTATCATAACTTACATCCATCACGTGTAAGGTAATGTTGCCTTTGATCTCCGAATAGATCGAATAACTTTTACCCGTTTCCTGTGAGGCCTGCTTGACCATATCATTGATCGGTGCGTTAACCGCATCAGCTGAGATCAGTTTCTGACCATTTACGATCCGGACATATAAGCCCGTTGCGCCTCCGGCAACAGGCCCGGCAGGCCTGAAATTCTTCCGGACAGAAGTGTTTTTATCCCCATTGATATACAGCTCCTCGTTTTCTCCCAATGGCTGGAACAGGTAAAAGCCGTCACCGGTCTTCACCATCTTCAATTCATTGGTAAAAGCCAGCTTTTCCAGTGCCCCGTCAAAAGGAGCTCCTTCGATGAATGCCGTTACAAGTTTAGCCTGTAGCGAACCCGGCACGATCACATTCTTACCTGAAACCTGGCTGATCTTTTTAGCTACCGCCGGCAGGCTGTCATTCTGCAATTCCAGCGACAGTTTATTCTCTGCCTGGTTATACTTCGCGTTGATATCCTTCAACAAAGGTTTCACAAAACGATTGGGGTCCTGGAAAGGTGTGATATAAATGATCGTTCCTACCACGGTAATATCCAGGTTGTATTTCTGTGCCAGCAGCATGAGGATATTTGCTGCGGTCGCATTGTTAAAATTGTCATTGACGACGACCGTAAGTGTGGGATCCACACTAATGTTCAGGTTATTGGCGCGGCCAAGAGCATTCAGGTATTCGCGGATCGATATCCCGCTGATACGCAGCTGTACACGCTGCCCGAGGCCGGGGACCCTTACGGCCAGGTCGTCAAGTTTCTGATGGATCCCCTGGACACGTTCCGTTTCCTGCGCGATGGCTGGACTCAGGCGTCCGGCAATAATGATAAAAAATAAAAAAAGTAAAAATCTTTTCCCCATATTACTTTATAATAAAATAGCAACGGTCGGCTCAATTCATTCCTGTGGACTTCCACATACCATCAATTAAGTCTCCGGCTGCGGATTGAAAGCAACGCTACCGGCAAGCCCCATCCGGTTCCTCAATGCCTCCCCTGTTAAGTCCTAAGCTATCTAAGCGGTAGCCTTACATCCGTTCTCTCACCTGATAACTGTAGGTTTAATAAACAGGACACTGATAATGCCTGATTGGGGTTTTGGTAACCCCATGAATACCCATTTGTAGGACGGATCATGTGTTGGGTTTTCCCTGCTCTCCAGGCGTCCGATCCCGCCCAAAACAATAACATCGCCACTGTGAACCGGTAAATTAGCCTCTGATTTACTGATCACCGGGTTGCCGGGAGAGGTCCCCGGATTTTCAATAGCGTCGGAAATCTTCACGCTGATCCTAAAGTTTAGTTCATCACCATTTAGGCTATCAGGTTTGAACGCTACGGATAATCTATTATTAATCATTTCGTAAACTTTTGAGGAAACAGCATTTGAAGCTGCAGTAGCGCTTCCGGTTTGTTTATTTTTCGGGTAATAGTTTTTGCTGCCGAGGCTCAGCTCTGCAGCCTCGGCGTTGGTTGCGCTCAATTGGGGTAATCTGCCCACTTCAATTTTATCATGACGGTCAAGCGCCCTCAGATTATCAAAAAAAGCCGGCGCCAACTGCCCAAGATTAATAAAGGCGTTTTTGTTCAGCCTGTCCAATAAGGTGTCTATACTTTTTGAAGTTAAGATGTGACCCGTGCCCCAGGATAAGCCGACTCCGGTTTTACGATCGTGCTGAGCGCCGGCAACGCGCCCGGGATTATAGACGTCTACTTTGAATAATTCGATTAATACCTTTGGCCCGGGCCCGCCGTTGGCTGGGACGAAGGTTGTCACTTTGCGCAAGCTTATCTCCGTTCCGCAAACAGATATGATGTGCTGGTCCCTGAATGCTGAATCCTCTTTTTCAATTGCCGGAGCAGCTTTCATCGGTGTAAGACTTTTTATGTTCTGCCATAAGCTGGCCCGGAATAAATGCAAATCGTTTGTCCTGCTTGCTTTCGGGCTGACATCCACTACAGCACGCTTTCCTTTGGACAAAACCGGAGCGACGGTTCCAACGGCAACTATAAAAGCGCCAAAAGTTAAAATTCTCTTCATCATACTTAATAATTAAATAACAGCGGGTAGATCTCGTCAATAGAAGTCAGGCCCTCGCTGAATATATTGAAAGCATTCTCTGCCAGTGTATGGATACCGCGACCCGCCAGAAGACTGTGGATATTAGCGTTTCCCTTCTTGATCTCTTCGGCCAGGTCAAGGTCGATCGGGATTACTTCATAGATCGCTTTTCTTCCTTTATAACCGGTATAGTAACACTGTTCACAGCCATGCGGCTTGTAATGGTAAGCCAGATCACGCGACGGCCGGTACTGGCGCGGATACAGCGAATTGTCAAAATCATGAAGTGTTTTGCAATGCGGGCACAGCAGCCGGATAAGCCGCTGCGCTACTGTTGTACTCAGGGTATTAGCCACCAGGAAAGACGGTATCCCCATATCGATCAGGCGTGACACTGTTCCCCAGGCTGAATTGGTATGGATTGTTGACAATACCAGGTGACCGGTCAGTGCCGCCCGGATGGCCATATTGGCTGTTTCCGGGTCCCGGATCTCACCTACCATGATCACATCCGGATCCTGTCTGAGGAAAGTGCGCAGTGCCGCCGCGAAACCCAACCCTATTGATTCTTTAAGCTGTACCTGGTTGATCCCCTCCAGCGTGTATTCCACCGGGTCCTCTATGGTGAGGATATTCCGGGTCTCTTTATTCAATAATTTTAACGTTGCGTACAGTGTGGTTGTCTTTCCCGAACCCGTCGGCCCGCTGATCAGCAGGATACCATTGGGGCTTTTCACACCCTGGAGGTAATTTTCCAGGTCAGTATCCGAAAAGCCAAGACTGTTCAGATCAATATCGGTCGCGTCATTATTCAACAGCCTGAGTACTGCTTTTTCTCCGTATAAGGTCGGCAACACAGACACACGGATATCGAACTGCTGATCCCCGCTTTTAAAGTTGATCCTGCCATCTTGCGGAAGCCGCTTTTCAGCAATATCCAGGTTAGCGTAGATCTTGATCTTGTTGATCAGCGCCGGATAATCTTCATTTTTGAGCAGGTAACGCTCCACCATATTCCCATCGATCCGGATTCTGACCCGGCATTTATGTTCATATTTTTCAATATGAATATCGCTGCTTTTCAGGCTTTTAGCCTCTGAAATAAGATTTTCAAGAAAATCATCCGCATGCCTGCTCATCTGTAACTGTGCGGTGCCTTCTGCCGCATTTTCCCGGAGGTAATATTTTGACAGCAAACGGGCAACCGTTGTTACCGGTACCGGTTTCAGCAGGATCTCTTTTCCCAGCAATACTTCCAGTTCAGCAGCCAGGCTGCCCTCGTCTACGCCAGCCTCACAATACAGTTCCATCAGCAGCTCTGTTCCACGCTCGGGCAATACCCGGTAATGCCAGGCCTGTTCCTTACTCAGCAGGTGGAGGTTTTCCGTCAGCAAAAATATTTCTTCCCTTTCCATTAGTGAATGATCATGTGCCACAGCCAGAGATCCTCTGTTACATTAAAATGAAGATAAAACCAGTCGCAGCTCAATAAGGCCAGTAATAAAATAGCATGAAAGCCCCCCATTGGAATATAGCGGGCGATCTTCCCTGAGACCCTTCTCCACAGGCTCCAGCAAAACAGCAGGGCTATCGAGCCGGTAACGAAAAAGAGGATGAAGTTCAGTGCCGACAAATAAAACGAGATGGCTGTAAAGAACAATATATCGCCTGATCCCCAGAATTTTAAAATATTAATAAACCGCCGCTTCCAGAGCGAGCAAACAGCCGTTGATAGTAGGAGCAGTAAAGCGATAAAATTAAGGTTGAATATAACCGGCCAGCAATCATCCATGTTCCGGAATGGCTTCAGGCCGATCAAAGCAGCAGCTAAAACAGGAGGGAGGAACCAGTAAACGGCACGTTCTTTAAAATCCTGCATAGTAAATACGCCAAGCGTCGTTAAGACAATTAACTTTAAAAATAGTGCCACGTCAATCGGGGGTTACTTCCTTTAAATTTTTATCCTGGTCGATCTCCCAGACGTTGAACGTACCATTTCCATTAAAATCCACAACAGAAGTAGCCCTGGCAGTAAAACCGGTATTGGAAACATTAACGATTTCGATCCGGTAATTGGCTTTCGCATCCTTCCCTTCCGTACTCAGCTTCTCCTGGATAAAACCCAGTTCGCCCAGATCCTTCGAATACTTGGAATGCTCATAGAAATACGTTTTCTCCAGCATCTGCAAATGACTGAGCTGCAATTTGGCCTCCGTACTTTTTGCTTTCGTAATCAATGGGAGTAAATTCGGAAGGATCAACAGAATGAGTATACCGATGATCACCAGTACAACCAGGATCTCGGTAAGTGTGTACGCGGGAAGGCGTTTTTGTGAT includes:
- a CDS encoding helix-turn-helix domain-containing protein; its protein translation is MGLTLKDLGYRINKDPQSISRVERGNINPTYLYLLDVCKGLEIDITELLRK
- a CDS encoding GspE/PulE family protein, whose amino-acid sequence is MEREEIFLLTENLHLLSKEQAWHYRVLPERGTELLMELYCEAGVDEGSLAAELEVLLGKEILLKPVPVTTVARLLSKYYLRENAAEGTAQLQMSRHADDFLENLISEAKSLKSSDIHIEKYEHKCRVRIRIDGNMVERYLLKNEDYPALINKIKIYANLDIAEKRLPQDGRINFKSGDQQFDIRVSVLPTLYGEKAVLRLLNNDATDIDLNSLGFSDTDLENYLQGVKSPNGILLISGPTGSGKTTTLYATLKLLNKETRNILTIEDPVEYTLEGINQVQLKESIGLGFAAALRTFLRQDPDVIMVGEIRDPETANMAIRAALTGHLVLSTIHTNSAWGTVSRLIDMGIPSFLVANTLSTTVAQRLIRLLCPHCKTLHDFDNSLYPRQYRPSRDLAYHYKPHGCEQCYYTGYKGRKAIYEVIPIDLDLAEEIKKGNANIHSLLAGRGIHTLAENAFNIFSEGLTSIDEIYPLLFNY
- a CDS encoding type II secretion system protein GspD, translating into MGKRFLLFLFFIIIAGRLSPAIAQETERVQGIHQKLDDLAVRVPGLGQRVQLRISGISIREYLNALGRANNLNISVDPTLTVVVNDNFNNATAANILMLLAQKYNLDITVVGTIIYITPFQDPNRFVKPLLKDINAKYNQAENKLSLELQNDSLPAVAKKISQVSGKNVIVPGSLQAKLVTAFIEGAPFDGALEKLAFTNELKMVKTGDGFYLFQPLGENEELYINGDKNTSVRKNFRPAGPVAGGATGLYVRIVNGQKLISADAVNAPINDMVKQASQETGKSYSIYSEIKGNITLHVMDVSYDTFLNLLFKSTEYTFHSESGIYVIGDRKQEGLRSYRAIHLQNRAIDTVMMMIPSDWKRGLEIKEFREQNTLLVSGSDAQINEVEAFIRQLDVLVPSVLVEVTLIDIHKSNTISTGISAGVSDSVKTGGTVLSGLDYTFGAKSINSFLSSLSKNSSINLGRVTPNFYISLKALEESNNVDVRSVPKLVALNGHTAKMSIGSKRYYKNTTQNVITTTATQSIFSNVYEAVNADLSIGIKPLVSGNDEVTLGISVNISDFTSIPTDGSPPPQSISKFETSLRVHSEDTIVLGGIERTESDESGSGIPILSRIPVLKWIFSSRTKTKSKVVSVLFIKSTIIR
- a CDS encoding type IV pilin protein, whose protein sequence is MRLPKLKSQKRLPAYTLTEILVVLVIIGILILLILPNLLPLITKAKSTEAKLQLSHLQMLEKTYFYEHSKYSKDLGELGFIQEKLSTEGKDAKANYRIEIVNVSNTGFTARATSVVDFNGNGTFNVWEIDQDKNLKEVTPD